AGTCCTGCCAGAGACGCACCCAAACCTTGCTACCCCCAGCATTGTGGAAGCGGGCACAGAGTGGCCCGTGGACTGCACCATGGACGGGCTGTTCCCAGCTTCGGAGGCCCAAGTCCGCCTGGAGCTGTCTGGCCGGAACCTGCACCCCACAGTCACGCACGAAAACGACTCCCTCTTGGCCACGGCCCATGATAAGGCCAACATGGAAGAGGAGGGCACCCACCAGCTGTCGTGCGTGGTGACCCTGGGACACCAGAGCCGGTCGTGGCGGGAGAATGTGACCATCTACAGTAAGTAGAGACGGGGCGGGGCTTCCAAGGGGTGGGACCGGTGCTGGGAGGCGGTGCTCACCGtgtgccccgcccccaggctTCCCGGCTCCCAACCTGACGCTGAGTGAGCCAGAGGTCTCAGAACAGACTGTGGTGACCGTGGAGTGTGAAGCCCAGGCCGGGGCCCTGGTGATGCTGAGCGGGGGGGTCCCGGCAAGGCTTCCAGGACCCAGGGCCCAGCTCCAACTAAATGCCAGCGCCGAGGACAATGGGCGCATCttcttctgctctgctctcctgGAGGTGGCCGGGCAGGTGCTACGCAAGAACCAGACCCGGGAGCTCCGTGTCCTGTGTGAGTGGAGCTGCTGGACAATGACTCCTAACCCTCAAGACCCAACCCCTAGGGCCCCTGGAGCTCCTGCCCTCTGGGGGTCCCCTCCAGCCCTCTGCCCAGATTCCAGGGTCCTCCTGTCCCGGGTGGTGAGGGGTGTCCTGGTCCCTGACCTCATCCCTCATCTTGCTGTGTTTCTCCAGATGGTCCCCGACTAGACAAGAGGGATTGTCTGGGAAACTGGACGTGGCAGGAAGGCTCCCAGCAGACCCTGACATGCCAAGCTTGGGGAAATCCAGTTCCTGAGCTGAAGTGTCACCGGAAGGGGGATAATGCTCTGCTGCCCATCGGGGACCTGAGACCTGTCACGCGGGAGGTTGCAGGCACTTACCTGTGTCAGGCCAGGAGCCCCCGTGGTGAAGTCACCCGTGAAGTGGTCGTGAACGTGATCTGTGAGTGTGCCGGCGTttagggctgggcagggcagaggcagtgAGCCTGGCTCGACCTTCATCACCCACTGTGTCCTCCCCCACAGACCACCGGAATTACATCCTCACCACCATTCTGGTGACAGTTGCTTTCACCATAGGAGCTGCGGGCCTAGCTGCTTACTTCTATAACCGCCAGCGGAAGATCCAGAAATACAAGTTACAGAAGGCCCAGGAGGCGGCTGCCATGAAGCTGAACACACCAGCCACGCCACCCTGAACCTGTCCCAGGACAGGGCCTCCTCCTCAGCCCCCCACACAGTGGCAACGGTGCCACATTGAACAATGGTCCATTCAGCTCCACCCACCTTCCCAGGACGCCCGAGGACAGGACAGAGGCCTCAGGATACAGACAGCATTGGGGATCAAGGCACATGCACACTTAGGATCCCCAAGCCTCACACCTGACCTGTTGTCACAGGACTGAGCCATGAGGAGGGGGCGGGACTTGGGTCATGACTATGAGGGGTGCCAAAGCCTGACCAGACCAGAGGGGGTGTGGTGGGACACTTGACCTGGGACACCCAACTGCGAAACAGTGAAACTCACCCCTGCTGCGTGTGCTGAGGCCCCGCAGTCCTAGGGAGAAGTGGCCTGCACAAACACATACAGCATGGAAACATATCCCCATCCTTCCTCTGACATGCCAGCTCCAGTGCGGCTGTCCATTGACTGTCCCCAACTTTTGATggatgtatttattaattttgttctctTATGagctatttattgagtgccttttaTGTGGGTTAGAATAGTAAAGAAGAGGAACGTAGGTTCCTGTTCTCAGGGAGCTCTCAGTCTAGCCTCATTCAGGGCCGCCAGGTACAGTTGTACTGGCTGTGCACTGCAAAGGAGTGCCTGGCAAAAAGATCAAGTGGGCTGGAATTTCCTACTCCGGCTGGCTAAGCTGCTTTCCCCCAGAAGGGGACTGGCAATGGTGATACGGTTTAGTTGGTAACCTGCCCAGGGGCAACCACTGAGCCCTTactcctccccccatctctgacACTGACCTCTGTCAACCACCTCTCTGCCCATAAGCATCTGCTAGTGCTCACAGTGACACTGTGGCGTGCCTAAACATGAATGCCCATTCACTGGCAGCTAAACCATGTAGTCCCATGAAACTATGCCCAACCGCTGTGTGTCCCTGCCTTGTCCTACCTGGTTCCATCTTGGGACCATGCAAGAACAGAGCACTCTGGCAGCTCCAAATTCCAGCGGAGACAAGGGCCCTGCAGGCAGTGCggaggaggggcctgggaggATCCCCTCCCAGTTCCAGAAGCCTCTTTCTTGTGCTAATAAAGCTTGCTAATAAAGCTTCCTCTCTGCGCCTGCCTTGTGTGAGTTGAGGGAAGATGTCACGTCCAGCTGGAGCCCTTTCTAGTCCCATCCTCCcacttcctcctcatcctcccaTTTCCTCCCCTAAGAAAAGGCTGCCGGTTCAAGGTCCACCCCTGAGGCTCTGGTCCAAATCTGGAGCTCTTTAGAACCTCTTAAGATTCTAGCGAAAATTAAAGATTCCTCTCCAGAAAGctctctgacccttggtttctgGTGGTTTGGAATCCCGTTCTTGAGccgagggaggggctgagggtcTTTACGCAGGCTCCAGGGCCCTCTAGGGGCCTCTGTCTCTCCGGGTGGGGCTGAGGAGGCGGGGCTGCGGGCCTCTTTATCTCCACAGCCAGCTTTGGCTCCCTGGCGCGGGGCCCCTCAGTCTGGGCCCTTTCCCATGGGGTCTCTGCTCCCCCTCTCGCTGCTGGTTTTGCTGGCGGCTGCCTACCGGGGAGGCGGGAGCGCGCATTGGCGCCGGGCTGCGCGGGCTCAAGGCCCCGGAGGCAACTCTCCGGAGCCCTCGGAGACCTCGGCGTCCTTCTGGGTGCGCGTGAGCCCGGCGTTCAAGGCCGTGCCGCCGGGGGGTTCAGTGTGGCTTAACTGCAGCAGCAGCTGCCCCCTGCCGGAGAATTCCAGCCTCAGCACTCGGCTGCGGCGGGGCCGAACGCTTAGTGGGCCTGGCTGGGTATCCTACGAGCTGTTGGATGTGAGGGCCTGGAGCTCCGAGGTGCGCTGCTTCGTCACCTGCGCAGGAGAAACGCGGGGGGCCACGGCCAAGATCACCGCCTACAGTGAGGGACTGGGGCTCAGGTTCttctggggtgaggggagggggacggtgggggggggtATTTGACAGTCGCGTTAGGGGGCGCACGCGCACCTTGCTCAGCGGCCCCCTCTTGCTTTAGAACAGCCGCACAGCGTGATCCTGGATCCCCCAGTCTTAGTGGGCAGTGAGTACACGCTGCGCTGCCACGTGACACACGTATTCCCCGTGGGCTTCCTGGTGGTGACTCTGAGGCGCGGCGGCCGGGTCATCTACTCTGAGAACCTGGAGCGCTTCACTGGCCTGGACCTGGCCAATGTGACGCTGACGTACACGTTACCAGCTAGGCCCCGCGACTTCTTGCAGCCCGTGACCTGCCACGCACGCCTCAATCTTGATGGCTTGGTGGTCCGCAGCAGCTCGGCACCCATGACGCTCACAGTCCTCGGTGAGGCACCTTTGGAATCCTGGAGActtgaggaggggtggggaagggttaTGACCCCAGCAGGGTGAGAGAGCCAAGCGGCAGCTCCATGCGGGGCGTCACATCAACATGTGTTCCCTTCCTAATTCTCACCTCCTGTCCCCAGCTTGGAGCCCCGCGCCCAAGGTCTTGGCCTCCACCTCCATCGCGGCCTTTGTGGGGATCCTTCTCGTCGTGGGGGCCACCTACCTGCGAAAATGGCTACTGATGCAGTCCCGGGGCGCAGAGGGGGTGGTCCATGACCGCTGAGCCAGAGGAAAAAGGAATCAGAAGCAATTTGGGGAACCCTGACTGGTTCAATAAAGCCTTCCTCAGTCAGCCTCTGTCCCGTGGCCTAAACGTCCCGACCCATTAGGGTTCCTTTTTGGCCCTGCCTCAATCACGTTCTCCAAGTTCCTGGTCTCTCTGAGGGCACCTGAGGTTTCCTCATTCTCAACCACCTGGGGACCTGGGCGTCCCAGTCCCTCCGCATTTCCACCCAAGTGGGGCAAAGTACTTCTCCTGCAGGCATTATCAGAGGGGTGCAGATAGGCATAGTTTGAGTACTGGAGGGCTTGGGGCTgtggtggtggtagggggtgGCTCACAGTATGGTTTTTCCCGATTGGCTCTGCTGCTGCCACGCTGCAGCTCTGATTGGATGTTAAGTTTCCTTtcctatcccccaccccccttaaAACCTAGCACTTTCCTGGAGGACAGGGGTGGGGCGAGAACTGGCCCCCACAGTTCACTGTTAGTGCTGGGgggagagcacaaatgggagggGGCCCATGACACTGAGGAACAGAGATATGAAGAAAAGGTACCCATGTGGTGACTGCAGGGAAGGAGCAATCAGATGGCCCAGTGGGGTGTCACAGACTCACGTCCTGGCAACGTCTTGATAGTCACCGGGCACATGCGGGGGTGTCAAAGCTTGGGGCCCGGATGAAGGGTCGAAGTGTTATAGTTGGTCTCTTGGTCTCGCGTGGACAGAATCCGAGCCCGCACTGGGTAtctggcagggcccgggctgtccAGGGCCCCGCCTACCGCGCGGAAAGCGGATTCTGGGGTGCTCTTCCGAGGCTTGAGCTCATACACGCCGCGTAGACACGTGCCCGCTGCACGCTGGGTAAATACAGACCCAGAGCGGAGCCGACCCTAATTTAGACGCCCGCGAACGCTGCGCGCATGCACACGTGTTCCCGAATCGCTGGCACTTTCGTCCCCACCCCCTCTGTCGCGTGCGGGGGCGGAGCCGGAGGGGGACTAGGGGCGTGGCTGTAATCCTCAGCTCTCCAGGTCAAAAGGAGAAGGATCCGTGAGGGAGGCCTCCCCATACCCTTCCCTAGAACTGTGCCTTCCCCCATCCTGCTCTTTCCAGATCTCTCCTAGCCCTCAAACCCTCAACCCCCTGCTCAAGGGGCGCGGGGCggaggtggagggggggcgggggggggaacgGATAACTATGGGGGCGGAGCTCTGAGTCCAGCTCATTATCACGGCATCCAAGCTAGGGGTAGCGTGGGGGTTTGAGAAGGGCAACCCAGCATCCCCGGACCTCCGCTTCGCCGCGGAGGATGACGCGGGAGCGCGCGGCCGCCCCCAGAAGGCCCCGGGCGATGGGGCGGGCTTCCACGTAGACCCCGGGGGTCGCTTGCTCCTGCCAGCACGCCTTCGCCAAGGCCGGGAGCCTGGAGCACGCTCGccctcccgcccccccagccGCCTCTGCCGCCGCCCCCTCCTTGGAAACCAAGTTACCAACGTTAAACCAATCCCCGAACGCAACTCTGCCTCCTCCACAACCCACCCGCCGCGCCGTCCTCTAGCCCAGCTCCGCGCTCGCGCTCTCCTCGCCTCCTGCGCTTCCCCCGCGGCGGCGATGCCAGGGCCCTCGCCAGGGCTGTGCCGGGCGTTGCTCGGCCTCTGggctgccctgggcctggggtTCCTCGGCCTCTCAGGTAAGAGCCGGGTCCTGGCTCAGGGTGGACAGGGTGGGGGCGGAGTTCCCGGACCAGATAAGCGGCCACAAGCCCCTCCCGGCTCCGCCCTCCTCTCGCTCCACTCCCACGCTTCTGCCCCACCTTGAGCCCTGGCCTTTCCCCTCTATCCCTCTTCCCACCAACATACACTGGAGACCCAGCTTCCAGACTCCTCGTTCGCCCAGATCTCTACCCTACTGTCTTCTTCGAGATCCTGGATGCTCTTCCGAATCCAGCCTCATGCTCTGGATACCCCGTGTCTCCCTTGTCCCCTTCCGGGGTACCTCCCCACGCTCTGTTATGCACCCTGGTCCACGGACTGACATCTTCCTCACTCGTGGTCCGGAAAGACCCGATTTCCCCAACTGCTGTGACTCAGAGGAGCTATTCCCGCTCCATCCGGAGCCCTGGCAACCGAGTCCCTCAGCTGTTACCGCGATTCCTTCCAAGAGCCCAGCCTTCTGTGTTCTCCCGGGTTTGGGGGGTCCTCACTTATGCTTGACTCAGTTTCACCTCCCCTTTGCCCTCGCCTCAACCTGTCTCCCCCCTCTCCGGCAAGAATCCTGAGAACCAGTTCGTTTTCCTTCCTCCACACGAGgtcccctcctcccatccttgCGGTGTGCGTCAAAGACCCCATCTttcatcccctcccccctccccccatgctttCCCATCGCTCCATGGGCATCTTGGAGACGGGGGTGTCTCCGCTGCCCCGTCCCAGAGACGCCCTCGAGGTTTGAACCCTGGGAGCGCGCCTGCAAACCTGAGGCCGGGACAGGATGGCAGGGCTCCTGAGTTCTTTCTTGCCCCCTGCTAATTCCCTAAGAATCCCTGATTCGAATGGGGGCACTAAGATCCCAGGAAAGTGGCTCCCCAGGCTGAGCCCACGTTTCCCTGGGCAGCGGTCGCGCAGGAGCCCTTTTGGGCGGATCTGCAGCCCCGCGTGGCGCTCGTGGAGCGCGGGGGATCTTTGTGGCTGAATTGCAGCACTAACTGCCCACGACCTGAGCGCGGTGGCCTGGAGACCTCGCTGCGCCGGAATGGGACCCAGAGGGGCTTGCGCTGGCTGGCTCGGCAGCTGGTGGACATCCGTGAGCCGGAGACCCAGCCTGTCTGCTTCTTCCGCTGCGCGCGGCGCACACTGCAGGCGCGTGGGCTCATTCGTACTTTCCGTGAGTTCTCAGCGGCCACGCTTACTCTACTACTTTCCCTCCCTTCCAAGCCCCGCCCCCTGGGTCACAGAGTCCTCCCCTTCGGGCTCCACCCTCTGGATCCCCACGcgctccctctctgggcccctggtTCCACGCCACGTCCCTCTAAACCCCCGCGTTTCCAAAAAGCTGTGGTTACCCTTTCCAGAGCGGCCGGATCGTGTAGAGCTGGTGCCGCTGCCTGCCTGGCAGCCTGTGGGCGAGAACTTTACCCTGAGCTGTAGGGTCCCGGGCGCTGGGCCTCGTGGGAGCCTCACATTGACCCTGTTGCGGGGAGCCCAGGAGCTCATCCGTCGCAGCTTCGCGGGGGAGCCACCCCGAGCGCGGGGCGCTGTTCTTACAGCTACAGTACTGGCGCGAAGGGAGGACCATGGGGCCAATTTCTCTTGCCGCGCGGAGCTGGACCTGAGGCCGCACGGCCTGGGGCTCTTTGAAAACAGCTCCGCCCCCAGACAGCTCCGAACCTTCGGTGAGTGAGTGTCGGGAGAAGGGGACCAAAAGGGGTCGGGCAAGTGTTAAGAAATTTGGAGGCAGGGAAATCTGAATTCTAATCCTAATTCCAACATGCCCCAGCTGCACGTTGTTTTCCCCTACGTGCCTTGAGGATAATACGATAAGATGGTGCATGGAACGTGCTTAGCACGTACTGAGCGTTTGATACATAAATTCAAGCTGTTCTGTGACTCCCAGCCCTGTCTCCGGACCGCCCGCGCCTCGCTGCCCCCCGACTCTTGGAAGTGGGCTCAGAAAGACCCGTGAGCTGCGCCTTGGACGAGCTATTTCCAGCCTCGGAGGCTTGGGTCTACCTGGCGCTAGGGGATCAGAGGCTGAGTCCCGAAATCACCTTCGAGGGGGACGCGCTTATGGCCACTGCCACAGCCACAGCTAGTGCAGAACAGGAGGGCGCCAGCCAGCTGGTCTGCAACGTGACCCTGGGGGGCGAGAGCCGCGAGACCGGGAGAACGTGACTATTTACAGTAAGAGGGAGTGACGCGGACCCTGCGCGGCTCTGGGGTGGAGCCAGAGGAACGGGAAGGCGGGGCAAACAGTGG
This DNA window, taken from Panthera tigris isolate Pti1 chromosome A2, P.tigris_Pti1_mat1.1, whole genome shotgun sequence, encodes the following:
- the ICAM1 gene encoding intercellular adhesion molecule 1 isoform X2, producing the protein MALGTARPALPALLALIGALLPGLGGAQTSVHPLEAIIPRGGSVQVNCSTSCDHRAFLGLETQLTKKEVAQGDNWKIFELSGVQEDSTPICFSYCQAQTMVSMSLTVYWFPERVELAPLPRWQPVGENLTLRCQVAGGAPRTNLTVVLLRGEEELRRQPAVGEPAEATVTVLAGRDDHLANFSCRTELDLRSRGLGLFQNSSAPRQLRTFVLPETHPNLATPSIVEAGTEWPVDCTMDGLFPASEAQVRLELSGRNLHPTVTHENDSLLATAHDKANMEEEGTHQLSCVVTLGHQSRSWRENVTIYSFPAPNLTLSEPEVSEQTVVTVECEAQAGALVMLSGGVPARLPGPRAQLQLNASAEDNGRIFFCSALLEVAGQVLRKNQTRELRVLYGPRLDKRDCLGNWTWQEGSQQTLTCQAWGNPVPELKCHRKGDNALLPIGDLRPVTREVAGTYLCQARSPRGEVTREVVVNVI
- the ICAM1 gene encoding intercellular adhesion molecule 1 isoform X1; this translates as MALGTARPALPALLALIGALLPGLGGAQTSVHPLEAIIPRGGSVQVNCSTSCDHRAFLGLETQLTKKEVAQGDNWKIFELSGVQEDSTPICFSYCQAQTMVSMSLTVYWFPERVELAPLPRWQPVGENLTLRCQVAGGAPRTNLTVVLLRGEEELRRQPAVGEPAEATVTVLAGRDDHLANFSCRTELDLRSRGLGLFQNSSAPRQLRTFVLPETHPNLATPSIVEAGTEWPVDCTMDGLFPASEAQVRLELSGRNLHPTVTHENDSLLATAHDKANMEEEGTHQLSCVVTLGHQSRSWRENVTIYSFPAPNLTLSEPEVSEQTVVTVECEAQAGALVMLSGGVPARLPGPRAQLQLNASAEDNGRIFFCSALLEVAGQVLRKNQTRELRVLYGPRLDKRDCLGNWTWQEGSQQTLTCQAWGNPVPELKCHRKGDNALLPIGDLRPVTREVAGTYLCQARSPRGEVTREVVVNVIYHRNYILTTILVTVAFTIGAAGLAAYFYNRQRKIQKYKLQKAQEAAAMKLNTPATPP
- the ICAM4 gene encoding intercellular adhesion molecule 4, with protein sequence MGSLLPLSLLVLLAAAYRGGGSAHWRRAARAQGPGGNSPEPSETSASFWVRVSPAFKAVPPGGSVWLNCSSSCPLPENSSLSTRLRRGRTLSGPGWVSYELLDVRAWSSEVRCFVTCAGETRGATAKITAYKQPHSVILDPPVLVGSEYTLRCHVTHVFPVGFLVVTLRRGGRVIYSENLERFTGLDLANVTLTYTLPARPRDFLQPVTCHARLNLDGLVVRSSSAPMTLTVLAWSPAPKVLASTSIAAFVGILLVVGATYLRKWLLMQSRGAEGVVHDR